The genomic segment TGAAGATATTTGTCTAAGGAAGTTTTGATTTCAGTTTGTGTAATTGTTACATAAAGTTGCACACAAACTCTACGGATTTATGCAAACACTCGTTCCGATGATATGCACTCGATGTATTAATTGATGAATTTCTCCTTTATAACTTTGGATTATGTATCATAATTGAGTTTAGTTATTGTCATTTACAAAATGATATagtactagttttttttttttttttttttttttttttttgcataactaATGCACATGGAATGTGAAATATTGTTGAAGATTCTCCTACtgtaggaatgagaaagagaattgcatttatttctaattttcttatATACTCTTCCTATTAATACTTACGTAGAAGGTGACATTCATATTTATCATGAAATAATCcagttaatgatgttaatgctataaaTTAATTCATTATGTTTTGGATAAAATACTAGTATGTGAatgtttattaatgtaatttATGGTACTCTCTTTCAGCATGCATGTTTGGAATAAAATCTCGTTGGGTTGCGCCATACAGGAAAGAGTTgttaaaaagacaaaagaaaatggagagaatggGTATCACACATCAGTTAAAACGTTCCGAGTACATTGAGTGGTGAGTTAATTTTGTAGTCTTTTTATAGATTTAAATTCAATTTGTTCTCTTTTTAAGTTGTTctttaagagagaaaaagtaatctGTGATTTCATAGAGTGCAATGTAAGTAAAGCCCTATTCAGGGGTGTTAATTAAACGGTTGTTTATATTAACCTATTTTATGAGTTGACAATTTGGTATATATAGGTCTACAAGATGTATAATAAATCTTGTTTAATTTAGTGACCTTTGAAATATCACTACTTTCTTATATGTTAATATGATATTTAAGTTACAGGCCCTAAATCATAACCCTCTTCCACAGGAACTATGATGCTGAAGTTTACGCATTTGGCAAGAGACTCGGTGAACAGTTTGACAACAACATACTTAGAGAAGCATTGACTGATTCCTCATACATCAGTCAAGAGAGAGTACGCCAGCAGGAGTTGGGTGTCCCTGAACCGGCGTTGACTATGACGAGCAACAATGAATTGGCAACTGCAGGTTCTCACATTATAGCAGACTACTCAATAAAGTATTTGCGCTCAGCTCTCCCTTTGTTCCCTGAGGAGGGTATCaggtaatatatatgttttgtattctTTAATTGATTTACTAGTATTTATTTGCTTCATTTGTTTTAATAAGGTCTCTTACTTATATATAGTGGTAAAAATGATTGACAAGTTTATATACAATACACGAAAGGTTGCTATTTTAGAGGAATTATATTTGAAAGAAATGCAGTGCTATAAAAATGTACAAGAATGCAGTGAATGTTACAAGAAGCACAGTGTTTTAATGTAGATGACACAGGATTTTCAGTCCTAgacttaaaaaaattatatataaaattatacatacactTAGAAGGTCACCTAGTTTTATGTGTTCTGTAATAAAATATAGAGCCATCATGAATAGAAATCATCTTTCATTCCATCTAGTAAGAGccagttttctttattttggcCTCTTCAGTTTTCCTTCTTTCAGATTTCATATGCTTTATCTTTTTAGGTGCTGTAATAACAAATGATTCATATTTTACCAAACATTATATTTTGGAAACTTGATAATAGCAACCTTTTCAATTAAAAAATGATATGTCATGAAtacttcatgtttttttcttaatttttatggTTTGTGTACTCAATTGGCCATTTTTAAAACTTTTCTCATTTGTTCTCAGATCTCTTGTAGATTATTTAACATCATCAGAAGTCATGGCAGAAGTTGGGTTGGGGATCGGTCTTAAGGATTTAATTCTTTGTAAGGTAAGTTAAGATAAGTGTACAACAAATGTGCAgttacatttcttttcatttttattgactTTACTTGTCTAATCTTATtttttgaaaaaggaaaaacataaaccAAAAATTTTATTGTCAGCTAATTTACTGAATATGTGAATATTTCCATTCAGCTTTGTAGAATTTAGAGTTGCATCTTAACCCTTCAGATTTTTAGGATAAGAATTAGTTGGCAGTAATTTAATACATAACTTTACCTTTCCTCACAATGTTTTGattgccttttcttctccccatttCATTCACTGAATCATTTAAACTGAGGGACTTAAAACGCAAGCTCtataggaaaagaggaagtgagagtagCTTACATGATGAGTAGATTAAGAGTAGGTTTGGTGGGAAAGCAAATTACCTGGATTTAGAAGAGTTTACAGGTATGATAGTTTTTTAGATGTGTGCACGTGTCATTTTGAATCAAGTTTATCATGTATTgtacaaaaaatatgaatgaagttTGCTCTATGGAAATGGGagcatgtatatagaaatatttgttatgtattctttggtatttagtttattttctttagCAGTTATAGTATATGAAGATCCCTCTGGGTATTCAATATGTCTTGGGATACTTGTAAACCTTGTAAGTCCTCATAAAGAATTTTGTTACTTGAGGTCACAGATTTTGGTTTAAAATGTGTTATAAAAACAaatttctttatcttatatagataaatatacaggcaCTGATGCATAGTTTCAGATAAAAGAAAACACAGCTATAGTttgaaaggaataaaaacaagacatttcaaattcaaattttgattttgttttcacCGTGTTTGATAAAGAATTCATGAAGTTTGAAATGATATGTTTTTATTCCCTTCCAATTgtggtattgttttgttttatgcctTTACATTGCTGTGGTAACAAGTCCACCAACTCCTTTAGCTGTGTCTATTTTACAGGAGTCAAACTAAATAACTgcagtttttgtttttctaattattattctcctcctctttctttcttctacctctccttcttcttcttctacttctcattaaaaaagaaatcatCATTATGTTCACTATATCATTGTTGGGCCATTTTATTTTGGTTATGATTTGGTATATGATTTGGGTCATATGTGGTAAGAATGCTATTTCATATGATATCTGTTTGGATAGACTGTGAAGGATATCTGTGGTTCAAGTTCCATTGTTAGCACTTTCATtgacttttcctcttttattagtACCATCACTTCTGTTTTGGTGTGCAAGAAACAAAAGAActcaagattttaaaaaaagagaatagctATGTGATATGTCCTGAATATTTGATTTGGTGTTGCTAGCCAGGTCCCCTCCCACTAACTTACCAAGAAATTGATTTTCTCCATAgcaagaaggaaatgaaatattACACTAATTTACCAAGAAATACatattcttctctctgtgtttacTACAGGAATACCCTCCAACACCGGAGACTGTGGGAAAGTGCTTCCAGGCTGTTGTTGGTGCACTAAATGCCTCAACCTCCCTTAGTCAGTGCCAGTTGTTTGTGAGAGATTTTGTAGTGACACAGCTCATAGGCAAAGACTTGAATGAGATTTGGGAGGTAGGTAATACAGCAACTATATGTAACTGTGGTGGCTTAGAACAAACTtatgaaaataacacaaaaaatataatgattcaaaaataataataatgataatcccttCAAAAAAATTGAtactaaaaataagaataaatcagATTGAGAATCCGATGGAAGCCATGCAGGACATCTTGGGTCGAAGTGGACGAGGAGAGCCGGAACCGAGGCTGATATTCGAGTCGGGCAAGAACACACTTGAGGCAGTTTATCATGTTGGAATTTACTCTGACAAAGAATTCATTGGGTCAGGTAAGTAACGTATTTGattaatttttttcctatttctattaATTACCGATTTTTTGATGGACGGGAGCAGAGGGAAACTGATGCCTTATCAACTCTAATCTAGTAATTAAGAAGTTGCTGTAAAGTATGTTTCATACTAAGGATTTTTCAGATGTAAATGCATTATGGAGAGAAGAAATGCAAactttttgtgattgttttatgTAAAGTGTCATTTCATGTTCCAAGAAATTTTTATATTGAGATCTTTTATACCACTCTTTTCTAAATGTTGTATGTAAAAGAATAATTCAGGTTGTTTTCATATTTCTTGATCatggagaaagttttttttttatgaataatattTTTTAACTATCAAAGTAATCTCTACACTTCATAAAATTTCCACCTGTCCAGGCTACGGAGAGACAGTTGGCACGGCAGTCGATCAGGCAGCCCGAGATGCCTTGCGGAGAT from the Penaeus vannamei isolate JL-2024 chromosome 1, ASM4276789v1, whole genome shotgun sequence genome contains:
- the mRpL44 gene encoding large ribosomal subunit protein mL44, whose product is MMSVFGKTSSLLRVLPAVAACRNITTSACMFGIKSRWVAPYRKELLKRQKKMERMGITHQLKRSEYIEWNYDAEVYAFGKRLGEQFDNNILREALTDSSYISQERVRQQELGVPEPALTMTSNNELATAGSHIIADYSIKYLRSALPLFPEEGIRSLVDYLTSSEVMAEVGLGIGLKDLILCKEYPPTPETVGKCFQAVVGALNASTSLSQCQLFVRDFVVTQLIGKDLNEIWEIENPMEAMQDILGRSGRGEPEPRLIFESGKNTLEAVYHVGIYSDKEFIGSGYGETVGTAVDQAARDALRRFFQTTAASPPLPFGKENVKLKAEPNLSVEDWSLEKAKNIITC